The following are from one region of the Microbacterium paraoxydans genome:
- a CDS encoding ABC transporter ATP-binding protein, whose translation MTFLSSPPLVEAAPAEALRLSGLVKTYGSGSARVTALRGIDLVIARGSFTAIMGPSGSGKSTLLHSAAGLDRPTSGTVHLGGTEISALAPRQLTAFRRDHVGFVFQAYNLLPALSVEENITLPLRLGRQGLDHRWLETLLDAVGLTDRRHRRPAELSGGQQQRVAIARALITRPHVVFGDEPTGALDSRTGKQVLDLLAHTAKELHQTVVVVTHDPVVASHADRVIFLADGAFAGHLDGGSPQQITDRMSTLGEW comes from the coding sequence GGCACCGGCCGAGGCCCTGCGCCTCAGCGGCCTCGTCAAGACCTACGGTTCCGGCAGCGCCCGGGTGACCGCCCTCCGCGGCATCGACCTCGTCATCGCGCGGGGTTCGTTCACCGCGATCATGGGGCCGTCCGGCTCGGGCAAGAGCACCCTGCTGCACAGTGCCGCAGGGCTCGACCGTCCGACCAGCGGCACGGTGCACCTCGGTGGCACCGAGATCTCCGCGCTCGCGCCCCGGCAGCTCACGGCCTTCCGCCGCGACCACGTGGGGTTCGTCTTCCAGGCCTACAACCTGCTTCCGGCGCTCAGCGTGGAGGAGAACATCACCCTCCCGCTGCGCCTCGGCCGGCAGGGCCTGGATCATCGCTGGCTGGAGACCCTGCTCGACGCGGTGGGCCTCACCGACCGTCGCCACCGCCGCCCCGCCGAGCTCTCCGGCGGACAGCAGCAGCGCGTCGCGATCGCCAGGGCGCTCATCACGCGTCCGCACGTCGTGTTCGGCGACGAGCCCACCGGCGCCCTGGACTCGCGCACCGGGAAGCAGGTCCTCGATCTCCTCGCCCACACCGCGAAGGAGCTGCACCAGACCGTTGTGGTCGTCACCCACGACCCGGTGGTGGCCTCCCACGCCGACCGGGTGATCTTCCTCGCCGACGGGGCGTTCGCCGGACATCTCGACGGCGGCAGCCCGCAGCAGATCACGGATCGCATGAGCACGCTGGGGGAGTGGTGA
- a CDS encoding isopeptide-forming domain-containing fimbrial protein, whose protein sequence is MGFRVARKDRTSDGLPPERHSRWRGRTKRLIGGAVSTALVASSMIVVGGTLTAAPAAAAEPFLCTPGAVYVQSATEVREFAVNEQGGAPGDGGTLGSINLGANHSNNALGLSSTGRYAYTVTNAAGTKTLAKHDRVTDTTAQTTFTLNSSVLRGAVHPVTGVYYFASGTVNGAINLYAWNEKVTPQDYVQVGTLRPTTGSSAFGANGDMAFSASGQLVLVADNFIYSSDLPATLEPSTATIDAKQVHDMGAGVQGNGIAFGNLGHIFVSVSGGGNRIIEVDLPRGQTVNTTQLGTFSPTDMASCTFPNTLTLKKDLPEGRHAATDQFGLRVQSPAGYQVAQTDAVTRGDRSGLQPDYAGPVFTNQGDTFRLSESAAGSTDLTKYDASLVCRQVNADGSTTPVAVTADGQVTQPAGPLGTDVTCTYTNVRLAPDLALRKTSDPADGTAVQAGQRLTYTVQAENTGNTRLDPVTVTDDLSGVLANAEYQGDVATAIDGDPVSSGAATVTDDDLAWTGALEPGQVLTITYSVVVDEGVEGERIANRVTASGTPPGGLPPTTPPAVTTEHPVAGFEVAKTSDPAAGTVVEPGQTIEYTVTGTNTGATVLDPVTVTDDLSGVLANAAFNDDITTTVGGTTLTTGGATLTGNTLAWTGTLQPGQTVTITYSVTVGDDTSGEILRNSVTGSGTPTTPNPGDPTGPQVPGEPIVPPTVTTEHPVIGSGFTISKSADPASGTAVSAGDTITYTITGTNTGDTDLDPAEIVDDLSGVLGSAGYNDDVTADRGSVRVADATLTWTGAIPRGESVTIRYTVTVDAGVEKALLHNVVTGSATPQIPTDPADPSGAKTPGTPIVPPAAETEHPVVDTGFEVSKSADPASGTAVRAGDTLTYTVSGVNTGNTVLDPATIVDDLSAVLANAEYGGDAKASSGSVALSGTTLTWTGTLAPGDRVDITYTVTVDEDATGVLLRNTVSGEGTPLIPTDPTDPESPTTPGTPVEAPPATTEHPVATPGFTVTKTANPATGTRVDPGSVITYTVTGRNTGDTVLDPIEIGDDLRAALAHASYNDDVSATRGDVRVADGALSWNGVLRPGQDVVITYSVTVDATAGGETIANTATGEATPLIPADPSDPESPTTPGTPITPPPSSTEHPVNEPGFTFAKTVDPAAGTAVDPGDVLTYTLTAANTGQTALDPVTITDDLSGVLPYATFNADAVASIAGAAAAPATLDGTELSWTGALAVGQTVTVTYSVTVSAEGVGTVIENAASATATPPGGSTITPPPGVTTNPVNEPGFSVSKSVDPAAGTAVDPGSVLTYTVTGVNTGETALDPVTIADDLSGVLAHAEYNDDATATIGGTATTAPTVAEDRLSWTGALQVGESVTITYSVTVRAEAGGAVLENSASGSATPPGGVSPIETPPATTENPVNKPGFELRKSADPASGTRVDPGSVVTYTVTGVNTGETALAPVRIVDDLSAVLAHAAYNGDATATLSDGTTSAPVVAGDELTWAGDLAVGQRVTITYSVTVHGDAGGAIIANTVEGTATPPGGAELTPPPVTTENPVGTPGFTFVKSSDPASGSAVATGSVVTYTLTGTNTGETGLDEVVVTDDLTGVLRHADLRGTATATVGDRVVAAPTIDGTTLRWTGSLAEGVRVVITYAVTVHADAAGATLRNVATASATPPGGETITPPTSTTENRVLTPLALTGGQLAPWILGLAIALLIGGAVLLVVRRRRMQS, encoded by the coding sequence ATGGGATTCCGTGTTGCCCGCAAGGACCGCACGTCCGATGGCCTTCCGCCGGAGCGGCACAGCCGCTGGCGGGGCCGGACGAAGAGGCTGATCGGCGGTGCCGTGAGCACGGCGCTCGTCGCGTCGTCGATGATCGTCGTCGGCGGGACGCTGACCGCCGCACCGGCCGCCGCGGCGGAGCCGTTCCTGTGCACGCCCGGAGCGGTGTACGTGCAGAGCGCCACCGAGGTGCGCGAGTTCGCCGTGAACGAGCAGGGCGGTGCCCCCGGCGACGGCGGCACGCTCGGCTCCATCAACCTCGGCGCGAACCACTCCAACAACGCCCTCGGGCTCTCCTCGACCGGGCGGTACGCCTACACGGTCACCAATGCCGCGGGAACCAAGACGCTGGCCAAGCACGACCGCGTCACCGACACGACGGCGCAGACGACGTTCACGCTGAACTCCTCGGTGCTGCGCGGTGCCGTGCACCCCGTGACCGGCGTCTACTACTTCGCCAGCGGCACGGTGAACGGCGCCATCAACCTCTACGCGTGGAACGAGAAGGTCACGCCGCAGGACTACGTGCAGGTCGGAACCCTCCGTCCGACCACGGGCAGCAGCGCGTTCGGCGCCAACGGCGACATGGCCTTCAGCGCCTCCGGTCAGCTCGTGCTCGTCGCCGACAACTTCATCTACTCCTCCGACCTCCCGGCCACGCTCGAACCCAGCACCGCGACGATCGACGCCAAGCAGGTGCACGACATGGGCGCCGGCGTGCAGGGCAACGGCATCGCGTTCGGCAACCTCGGCCACATCTTCGTCTCGGTCTCCGGCGGCGGCAACCGCATCATTGAGGTCGACCTGCCGCGCGGGCAGACGGTCAACACGACCCAGCTCGGCACCTTCTCGCCGACCGACATGGCGAGCTGCACGTTCCCGAACACGCTGACGCTGAAGAAGGACCTCCCCGAGGGCCGTCACGCGGCGACCGATCAGTTCGGCCTCCGGGTGCAGTCGCCGGCCGGCTACCAGGTCGCGCAGACCGACGCCGTCACCCGCGGCGACCGCTCCGGTCTGCAGCCGGACTACGCCGGCCCCGTCTTCACGAACCAGGGGGACACCTTCCGGCTGTCCGAATCGGCGGCGGGCTCGACCGACCTCACGAAGTACGACGCCTCCCTCGTCTGCCGGCAGGTGAACGCCGACGGCTCGACCACCCCGGTGGCCGTCACCGCGGACGGGCAGGTCACCCAGCCGGCCGGGCCGCTCGGCACCGACGTCACGTGCACGTACACGAACGTCCGCCTCGCGCCGGACCTCGCTCTCCGCAAGACCTCCGACCCCGCCGACGGCACTGCGGTGCAGGCTGGCCAGCGACTGACCTACACGGTGCAGGCCGAGAACACCGGCAACACCCGCCTCGACCCGGTCACCGTGACCGACGACCTGTCGGGTGTGCTCGCCAACGCCGAGTACCAGGGCGACGTGGCGACGGCGATCGACGGTGACCCGGTGTCGTCCGGCGCCGCCACCGTCACGGACGACGACCTGGCCTGGACCGGTGCTCTCGAGCCCGGGCAGGTGCTCACGATCACGTACTCCGTCGTTGTCGACGAGGGCGTGGAGGGCGAGCGCATCGCCAACCGCGTCACCGCATCCGGCACCCCGCCCGGGGGGCTGCCCCCGACCACGCCTCCGGCCGTCACCACCGAGCACCCGGTCGCCGGCTTCGAGGTCGCGAAGACCTCCGACCCCGCCGCGGGCACCGTGGTGGAGCCGGGCCAGACCATTGAGTACACCGTCACCGGCACGAACACCGGCGCGACCGTCCTCGACCCGGTGACCGTCACCGACGACCTCTCCGGCGTGCTCGCGAACGCCGCCTTCAACGACGACATCACGACCACGGTCGGCGGCACGACCCTGACCACGGGCGGTGCAACCCTGACCGGGAACACCCTCGCCTGGACCGGAACGCTCCAGCCCGGACAGACCGTGACGATCACGTACTCGGTGACCGTGGGCGACGACACCTCCGGCGAGATCCTGCGCAACAGCGTGACCGGATCGGGTACGCCGACCACCCCGAATCCCGGCGACCCGACCGGGCCGCAGGTTCCCGGTGAGCCGATCGTCCCGCCGACGGTCACCACCGAGCACCCCGTGATCGGCTCCGGCTTCACCATCTCGAAGTCGGCCGACCCCGCCTCCGGCACGGCCGTGTCCGCGGGCGACACGATCACCTACACGATCACCGGCACCAACACGGGCGACACCGACCTCGATCCCGCGGAGATCGTCGACGACCTGTCGGGCGTGCTCGGCTCCGCCGGCTACAACGACGACGTCACGGCCGACCGCGGCTCCGTGCGGGTCGCCGACGCCACCCTCACCTGGACCGGGGCCATCCCGCGCGGGGAATCGGTCACGATCCGCTACACGGTGACGGTGGATGCGGGTGTCGAGAAGGCCCTGCTGCACAACGTCGTCACCGGATCGGCCACGCCGCAGATCCCGACCGACCCCGCCGACCCCTCCGGAGCGAAGACCCCGGGGACCCCGATCGTCCCGCCCGCGGCGGAGACGGAGCACCCCGTCGTCGACACCGGCTTCGAGGTCTCGAAGTCGGCCGACCCGGCCTCCGGCACCGCCGTCCGCGCGGGCGACACCCTCACGTACACGGTCTCGGGCGTCAACACCGGCAACACGGTCCTCGACCCCGCGACCATCGTCGACGACCTCTCGGCCGTCCTCGCGAACGCGGAGTACGGCGGCGACGCGAAGGCCTCGTCCGGATCCGTCGCGCTCTCCGGCACCACGCTCACCTGGACCGGAACGCTCGCTCCCGGCGACCGCGTCGACATCACCTACACGGTGACGGTGGACGAGGATGCGACCGGCGTGCTGCTCCGCAACACGGTGTCCGGTGAGGGCACCCCGCTGATCCCGACCGACCCGACCGACCCGGAGAGCCCGACCACGCCGGGCACCCCGGTCGAGGCCCCGCCGGCGACGACGGAGCACCCCGTCGCGACGCCCGGGTTCACCGTCACCAAGACGGCCAACCCGGCGACGGGCACGCGCGTCGACCCCGGCAGCGTGATCACGTACACCGTGACCGGCCGCAACACGGGCGACACCGTCCTCGACCCGATCGAGATCGGCGACGACCTGCGCGCGGCGCTGGCCCACGCGTCGTACAACGACGACGTGTCCGCCACCCGCGGCGACGTCCGCGTGGCCGACGGCGCCCTCTCGTGGAACGGCGTGCTGCGTCCCGGCCAGGACGTCGTGATCACCTACTCGGTGACCGTCGACGCCACCGCCGGCGGCGAGACCATCGCGAACACGGCGACCGGAGAGGCGACCCCGCTGATCCCCGCCGACCCGAGCGACCCCGAGAGTCCCACGACTCCCGGCACGCCGATCACGCCGCCGCCGTCGAGCACGGAGCACCCGGTGAACGAGCCCGGCTTCACGTTCGCCAAGACCGTCGACCCCGCCGCCGGGACCGCTGTCGACCCGGGTGACGTGCTCACCTACACGCTGACCGCGGCCAACACGGGCCAGACGGCGCTCGACCCGGTGACGATCACCGACGACCTGTCCGGTGTGCTGCCGTACGCGACGTTCAACGCGGATGCCGTGGCGAGCATCGCGGGTGCCGCTGCGGCTCCCGCGACCCTGGACGGCACCGAGCTGTCGTGGACGGGGGCGCTCGCGGTCGGCCAGACCGTGACCGTCACCTACTCCGTGACCGTGAGCGCCGAGGGCGTCGGCACTGTGATCGAGAACGCGGCGTCCGCGACGGCGACCCCGCCGGGAGGATCGACGATCACGCCGCCGCCCGGTGTCACGACCAACCCGGTCAACGAGCCCGGATTCTCCGTCTCGAAGAGCGTCGACCCGGCTGCGGGCACGGCGGTCGACCCGGGCAGCGTCCTCACCTACACGGTGACCGGTGTGAACACGGGCGAGACGGCTCTCGACCCCGTCACCATCGCCGACGACCTCTCCGGTGTCCTGGCGCACGCGGAGTACAACGACGACGCGACCGCGACGATCGGCGGCACGGCGACGACCGCGCCGACGGTGGCCGAGGACCGGCTGTCCTGGACGGGTGCGCTGCAGGTCGGCGAGAGCGTCACGATCACGTACTCGGTGACCGTGCGCGCCGAGGCCGGCGGCGCCGTCCTCGAGAACTCGGCCTCCGGCTCGGCGACCCCGCCGGGTGGGGTGTCGCCGATCGAGACGCCGCCGGCGACGACCGAGAATCCCGTGAACAAGCCCGGCTTCGAGCTGCGCAAGTCCGCCGATCCCGCGTCCGGCACCCGGGTCGACCCGGGCAGCGTCGTCACCTACACGGTGACCGGCGTGAACACGGGGGAGACGGCGCTGGCTCCGGTCCGCATCGTCGACGACCTGTCGGCCGTGCTCGCCCACGCCGCCTACAACGGCGACGCGACGGCGACCCTGAGCGACGGCACCACGTCTGCTCCCGTCGTCGCGGGCGACGAGCTCACCTGGGCCGGTGACCTCGCGGTCGGCCAGCGCGTCACGATCACCTACTCGGTGACCGTGCACGGCGACGCCGGCGGTGCGATCATCGCGAACACCGTCGAGGGCACGGCCACGCCTCCCGGCGGCGCCGAGCTGACCCCGCCGCCGGTGACGACGGAGAACCCCGTCGGCACCCCGGGCTTCACGTTCGTCAAGTCGTCCGACCCCGCATCCGGCTCCGCCGTCGCGACGGGCAGCGTCGTGACGTACACGCTCACCGGCACCAACACCGGCGAGACGGGTCTGGACGAGGTCGTCGTCACGGACGACCTGACCGGAGTGCTGCGGCATGCCGACCTCCGCGGCACGGCGACCGCCACGGTGGGTGACCGTGTGGTGGCCGCGCCGACGATCGACGGCACGACGCTGCGCTGGACCGGCAGCCTCGCCGAGGGAGTGCGCGTCGTGATCACCTACGCGGTGACCGTGCACGCCGACGCGGCGGGGGCGACGCTACGGAACGTGGCCACCGCCTCGGCCACGCCTCCCGGCGGGGAGACGATCACCCCGCCGACGAGCACGACCGAGAACCGGGTGCTGACGCCGCTCGCCCTCACCGGCGGACAGCTGGCGCCGTGGATCCTCGGCCTCGCGATCGCCCTGCTGATCGGCGGCGCGGTGCTGCTGGTGGTGCGACGTCGCCGCATGCAGAGCTGA
- a CDS encoding ABC transporter permease — protein sequence MSASTLGLGRIVRADLRHHRRSLAGVFVAIFVASALVTGLGVLVESGIRGGLAPQRYTAAEVVVGAAQQVDVPEDLPVPLRERAPVPDDAAREIAALPGVEAVVADVTVPLALRNGTTDAVVEAHPWSATALTGFTLAEGREPAAGDEAVVLAGAGHAVGDTLPLAHGGIAAMYTVVGLVSAESVPERAVPVFLTDERIRDLDPHGGAPQALGVFVDGDPEPVATAIREAFPQLVARTGDARGDVEFLDSAAARTLLVAIGSAFVGTCILVALFIVAGTLSLSVQARRREYALLRAVGATSSQVHSLIAREVLTIAVVAALLGIAPGYLLSSALQSAFVAGGVIPGDFALALSPFPALAALVLVLGSAWGAARIAARRPARLDPIEALRESSTGPGPIGLPRVITGIVFAAAGVSVSTVPLTVRGDAAVGASAGAAILLIVALALLGPWLVALCVRLVGPVLRRSSAAGFLAAAHTTAGSRRMAAAVLPIALGIGLGLVQIGGPAIVADEAATQARAGVIADLRVAAPAGLSPDVVGGLRGKPGVTAATGVVVSTAVIDSLDIEGKVERTEYVLQGVDPATVDGLLDLRVREGSLAALDGGATVAVSADMAHTLGLDIGDPVTGALGDGSPLEATVVGIYQRGLGFGDLTMAADHIRAHTSAGLDSFALVSVDGSGAADALAADGLQVAPGSGQKASATGAVSQQGWVSLIGLLVILGYIAIAVVNTLVMATGERSREFALLQLIGASRGQVRATMRTEAIMIAVLSMVFGVLVAIPPLMGMSYGISGQPLPAMPVLGSLAIIGGMGALALVALRVATGAALRRRPIEEIGSRE from the coding sequence ATGTCCGCCTCGACCCTCGGGCTCGGGCGCATCGTCCGCGCCGACCTCCGTCACCATCGGCGCAGTCTGGCCGGGGTGTTCGTCGCCATCTTCGTCGCGAGCGCGCTCGTCACGGGGCTCGGCGTGCTCGTCGAGTCGGGCATCCGCGGTGGCCTCGCCCCGCAGCGCTACACCGCCGCCGAGGTGGTCGTCGGGGCCGCGCAGCAGGTCGACGTGCCGGAGGACCTGCCGGTGCCGCTGCGTGAGCGTGCCCCCGTTCCCGACGACGCCGCGCGGGAGATCGCCGCGCTGCCCGGAGTCGAGGCCGTGGTCGCCGACGTGACCGTGCCCCTGGCGCTCCGGAACGGGACGACGGATGCCGTGGTCGAGGCGCACCCCTGGTCCGCGACGGCGCTCACCGGCTTCACGCTCGCGGAGGGCCGAGAACCCGCTGCCGGTGACGAGGCCGTGGTGCTCGCCGGTGCCGGCCATGCCGTGGGCGACACCCTTCCGCTCGCCCACGGCGGCATCGCGGCGATGTACACGGTCGTCGGTCTGGTGTCCGCGGAGAGCGTGCCGGAGCGCGCGGTACCGGTGTTCCTGACGGACGAGCGCATCCGCGACCTCGACCCGCACGGCGGCGCCCCGCAGGCGCTGGGCGTGTTCGTCGACGGGGACCCCGAACCGGTGGCGACCGCGATCCGCGAGGCGTTCCCGCAGCTGGTCGCCCGGACCGGAGACGCCCGCGGCGACGTGGAGTTCCTCGACTCGGCGGCGGCACGCACCCTGCTCGTCGCGATCGGCAGCGCCTTCGTGGGCACCTGCATCCTCGTCGCCCTCTTCATCGTCGCGGGGACGCTGTCGCTGTCGGTGCAGGCGCGTCGGCGCGAGTACGCGCTGCTCCGTGCCGTCGGGGCCACCTCGTCGCAGGTGCATTCCCTCATCGCCAGGGAGGTGCTCACGATCGCGGTCGTTGCCGCGCTGCTCGGGATCGCTCCGGGGTACCTGCTGTCCTCCGCGCTGCAGTCGGCGTTCGTCGCGGGCGGCGTGATCCCCGGCGACTTCGCCCTCGCGCTGAGCCCGTTCCCGGCACTGGCCGCCCTGGTGCTGGTGCTCGGTTCGGCCTGGGGTGCGGCGCGCATCGCCGCGCGGCGTCCTGCCCGCCTCGATCCCATCGAGGCGCTGCGCGAGTCGTCGACGGGTCCGGGTCCGATCGGCCTGCCCCGCGTCATCACCGGGATCGTCTTCGCCGCCGCCGGCGTCTCGGTCTCCACCGTCCCTCTGACCGTCCGCGGAGACGCCGCCGTCGGTGCGTCGGCCGGTGCGGCGATCCTGCTCATCGTCGCTCTCGCGCTGCTGGGGCCGTGGCTCGTCGCCCTGTGCGTGCGCCTCGTCGGCCCCGTGCTGCGCCGCTCCTCGGCGGCTGGATTCCTCGCCGCCGCCCACACCACCGCGGGCAGCCGGCGCATGGCGGCCGCCGTCCTCCCGATCGCCCTCGGTATCGGGTTGGGTCTCGTGCAGATCGGCGGGCCGGCGATCGTCGCGGACGAGGCGGCGACCCAGGCGAGGGCCGGGGTCATCGCCGACCTGCGGGTGGCGGCCCCGGCCGGGCTCTCCCCCGACGTCGTCGGCGGGCTGCGCGGCAAGCCGGGGGTGACTGCCGCGACCGGCGTGGTCGTCAGCACCGCGGTGATCGACTCGCTCGACATCGAAGGCAAGGTCGAACGCACGGAGTACGTGCTGCAGGGTGTCGACCCGGCGACGGTGGACGGCCTGCTCGACCTGCGGGTGCGGGAAGGGTCTCTCGCCGCCCTCGACGGCGGTGCGACCGTCGCCGTCAGCGCCGATATGGCCCACACGCTCGGCCTCGACATCGGCGACCCGGTGACGGGCGCGCTCGGCGACGGCTCACCCCTGGAGGCGACCGTGGTCGGCATCTACCAACGAGGTCTCGGCTTCGGGGATCTCACCATGGCCGCCGACCACATCCGCGCGCACACCTCCGCAGGACTCGACTCGTTCGCGCTCGTGTCGGTGGACGGTTCGGGCGCGGCCGACGCCCTCGCCGCCGACGGTCTGCAGGTGGCCCCGGGGTCGGGGCAGAAGGCGAGCGCGACCGGTGCCGTCTCGCAGCAGGGGTGGGTGAGCCTCATCGGCCTGCTGGTCATCCTCGGGTATATCGCGATCGCCGTCGTGAACACCCTCGTGATGGCGACGGGGGAGCGGTCCCGGGAGTTCGCCCTGCTGCAGCTCATCGGCGCCTCCCGGGGCCAGGTGCGCGCCACGATGCGCACCGAGGCGATCATGATCGCCGTCCTCTCGATGGTCTTCGGCGTGCTGGTGGCGATCCCGCCGCTGATGGGCATGAGCTACGGCATCTCCGGGCAGCCGCTCCCGGCGATGCCCGTGCTCGGCTCCCTCGCGATCATCGGCGGGATGGGGGCCCTGGCCCTCGTCGCGTTGCGGGTCGCGACAGGGGCCGCGCTGCGCCGTCGTCCGATCGAGGAGATCGGCTCTCGCGAGTAG
- a CDS encoding LuxR C-terminal-related transcriptional regulator, giving the protein MRTWGGTMPAFGAQGDKRLPRVSAHVIGRPRVNAALDDGAPLTLLRGAAGSGKTTALVGWAFTSPDRVVWLTATPALATSAALAAALLRVLRGAGEAVGGGHRAADTGEGWPAVAQYLCDHQEPLVLVLDDAAALDRDAVFDLCRTVAVPPHVRLIVATNRPSPFDSEGIGLVIDTALISPEDLAFDTDEIRRALDVDGDTAVAVREATEGFAAVIRAVALRGRVPDGATIVEVATAAVDDYLRSRMEEGTFGAGVLEGLIRISITDTVDLPLAQALSSDPDIGAALDEAEAFGFGRWSTESGRRTFTIAAPARALLRRDLLERFPAEVRLLRRLAIEGALRRDAPFEGLRLAMEEDDLHLAAHVIMSGWSHLLDHDGRRVVALLGDLPLARLKQEPLVAMLLGICLNANRLRRVRGLQLLRMAISAANARRSALSPTERLFIWTAESAALRVVGMPERAGQVAARALALYTETSESQWQQYAIEMPLLCTHLGISLYYGGRRDQALRLFDEAAALAASQGTGNAFHAVSLLSGIHALNGDLPEARHYVEIIRDGSWDPALLDGYRGTFYRVAEAMLAVEEGDLATAKQHVRAFEPHRATSEHWTTMATVEAWIALHDGDAAAGLERLESFGRMRGREAGAASARQALSRPRILLHLALGDVRAARSVKQRDAGTDRFGTLLERARIALIDGRAPDAVRLLATTRLEPTTSRERAEAAAVHSAALHRVSPAAAQAVTEALHAQLADRDLRTPLALLGAEDFAAVRADLAPVGDPPPPTRSALPSFAARPKLSSREQVVLHALTTGAPLPEIAAELRVSPNTLKTQLRSIYRKLDAANRTEALEQAARHGLLPG; this is encoded by the coding sequence ATGCGTACCTGGGGAGGGACGATGCCGGCTTTCGGCGCGCAAGGGGACAAGAGGTTGCCGCGGGTTTCCGCGCACGTCATCGGACGTCCGCGGGTGAACGCCGCGCTGGACGACGGAGCTCCGCTCACACTGCTGCGCGGAGCCGCGGGCTCCGGGAAGACCACCGCCTTGGTGGGCTGGGCCTTCACCTCCCCCGACCGCGTCGTCTGGCTCACGGCCACGCCCGCGCTGGCGACGAGCGCGGCCCTCGCCGCCGCCCTGCTGCGGGTGCTGCGCGGCGCGGGGGAGGCCGTCGGCGGCGGCCATCGTGCCGCGGACACCGGGGAGGGGTGGCCGGCCGTCGCCCAGTACCTGTGCGATCACCAGGAGCCTCTCGTCCTCGTGCTCGACGACGCCGCCGCGCTCGACCGGGATGCGGTCTTCGACCTGTGCCGCACGGTCGCCGTCCCGCCGCACGTCCGCCTGATCGTCGCCACGAACCGCCCCAGCCCGTTCGACAGCGAAGGCATCGGCCTGGTGATCGACACCGCGCTGATCTCTCCGGAGGACCTCGCGTTCGACACGGACGAGATCCGTCGCGCGCTCGACGTCGACGGGGACACCGCCGTCGCCGTGCGGGAGGCGACCGAGGGGTTCGCGGCGGTCATCCGCGCCGTCGCCCTCCGCGGCCGAGTCCCCGACGGCGCGACGATCGTGGAGGTCGCGACCGCGGCGGTCGACGACTACCTCCGCAGCCGCATGGAGGAGGGCACGTTCGGCGCCGGCGTCCTCGAAGGCCTGATCCGGATCAGCATCACGGACACCGTCGATCTCCCGTTGGCCCAGGCCCTCAGCAGTGATCCCGACATCGGCGCCGCCCTCGACGAGGCCGAGGCGTTCGGCTTCGGGCGGTGGTCGACGGAATCCGGGCGCCGGACCTTCACGATCGCCGCGCCGGCTCGCGCACTTCTGCGCCGCGACCTCCTGGAGCGCTTCCCGGCCGAGGTCCGCCTGCTCCGGCGCCTCGCGATCGAGGGTGCGCTGCGGCGCGACGCCCCCTTCGAGGGGCTCCGCCTGGCGATGGAGGAGGACGACCTCCACCTCGCCGCCCACGTCATCATGTCGGGCTGGAGCCACCTTCTGGATCACGACGGCCGCCGGGTCGTGGCGCTGCTGGGCGACCTGCCCCTCGCGCGGCTCAAGCAGGAGCCGCTGGTGGCGATGCTGCTGGGCATCTGCCTCAACGCCAACCGACTCCGCCGGGTGCGCGGCCTGCAGCTGCTGCGGATGGCGATCTCCGCCGCGAACGCCCGGCGGAGCGCCCTCTCGCCGACGGAGCGCCTGTTCATCTGGACCGCGGAGAGCGCGGCGCTGCGGGTGGTCGGGATGCCCGAGCGGGCCGGGCAGGTCGCGGCCCGCGCGCTCGCGCTGTACACGGAGACCTCGGAGTCGCAGTGGCAGCAGTACGCGATCGAGATGCCGCTGCTGTGCACGCACCTCGGGATCTCGCTGTACTACGGCGGTCGCCGCGATCAAGCCCTCCGCCTCTTCGACGAGGCCGCCGCCCTCGCCGCATCCCAGGGCACAGGCAACGCCTTCCACGCCGTGAGCCTGCTCAGCGGGATCCACGCCCTCAACGGCGACCTCCCGGAGGCGCGGCACTACGTCGAGATCATCCGGGACGGCTCGTGGGACCCCGCCCTGCTGGACGGGTACCGCGGCACGTTCTACCGCGTCGCGGAAGCGATGCTCGCCGTGGAAGAGGGCGACCTCGCCACGGCCAAGCAGCACGTGCGGGCCTTCGAGCCGCACCGGGCGACGAGCGAGCACTGGACGACGATGGCGACCGTGGAAGCCTGGATCGCACTGCACGACGGCGACGCCGCCGCCGGACTGGAGCGTCTGGAGTCGTTCGGGAGGATGCGCGGGCGGGAGGCCGGAGCGGCGTCGGCACGCCAGGCATTGAGTCGCCCCCGGATCCTGCTGCACCTCGCCCTCGGCGACGTCCGCGCCGCGCGCAGCGTCAAGCAACGCGACGCCGGGACGGACCGGTTCGGCACCCTCCTGGAACGGGCCAGGATCGCCCTGATCGACGGTCGCGCTCCGGACGCGGTGCGACTGCTCGCCACGACGCGCCTCGAACCGACGACCTCCCGCGAGCGCGCCGAGGCCGCCGCGGTGCACAGTGCGGCGCTCCACCGCGTCAGCCCCGCCGCTGCGCAGGCTGTGACAGAGGCGCTGCACGCCCAGCTCGCCGATCGGGACCTGCGCACTCCGCTGGCCCTGCTCGGCGCCGAGGACTTCGCCGCCGTCCGGGCCGACCTGGCTCCGGTCGGCGACCCGCCGCCGCCCACCCGCTCGGCGTTGCCGTCGTTCGCGGCGCGCCCGAAGCTCTCCTCGCGGGAGCAGGTGGTGCTGCACGCGCTCACGACCGGGGCACCGCTGCCCGAGATCGCCGCGGAGCTGCGGGTCTCGCCGAACACCCTGAAGACGCAGCTCCGCAGCATCTACCGCAAGCTCGACGCGGCCAACCGCACGGAGGCGCTCGAGCAGGCCGCCCGGCACGGACTCCTCCCGGGATGA